A stretch of Phycisphaerae bacterium DNA encodes these proteins:
- a CDS encoding S41 family peptidase, translating into MSHRNLVWILAVFLFVLLLWHAPDTVMRHRSFYNVFAPLADIRAQIHKNYVEDVQDEQLLEGAVQGMVQGLDPFSRYIPPDELETFNQQTSGMVPGIGIFLTVENGILKVISPVENSPAYKAGILPGDRIMGIDGEPTKTMSLFDAAARLRGQPGTTVVIEVEHELTETTERLTLQRAEVRIHSVKGYVRSPDGGWDYRIDPDQGIGYVRVTSFTEETPHELADVLVKLRSEPIKALIIDLRFNPGGLLQSAVDIANYFIDEGPIVSTKGKWAKPMVLNASSENTFPPVPMVVLVNQYSASAAEIVAGALKDHHRATLIGVRTFGKGSVQSVFPLDGGQGALKLTTAYYYLPSGRNIHRRANSDEWGVDPAIEIRLTGPELIELQQARAQADVLYTGEPNGEETAERPPVPVLIDRQLQRALELLRAQLAPATTPAATTAPAEKAS; encoded by the coding sequence ATGAGCCATCGCAATCTGGTGTGGATTCTCGCCGTCTTCCTGTTCGTGCTTCTGCTCTGGCACGCACCGGATACCGTCATGCGCCACCGCTCCTTCTACAACGTCTTCGCTCCCCTGGCCGACATCCGGGCTCAGATCCACAAGAACTATGTCGAGGACGTCCAGGACGAGCAACTGCTCGAAGGGGCGGTTCAGGGCATGGTCCAGGGGCTGGATCCCTTCAGCCGCTACATTCCGCCCGACGAACTGGAGACCTTCAACCAGCAGACCTCCGGCATGGTGCCCGGCATCGGCATCTTCCTGACCGTCGAAAACGGAATCCTCAAGGTCATCAGTCCGGTCGAGAATTCGCCGGCCTACAAGGCGGGCATCCTGCCCGGTGACCGGATCATGGGCATTGACGGCGAGCCCACCAAGACCATGTCCCTCTTCGACGCGGCGGCCAGGCTCCGCGGCCAGCCGGGCACCACCGTTGTGATCGAGGTGGAACACGAACTGACCGAGACCACCGAACGGCTCACTCTCCAGCGGGCCGAGGTGCGAATCCACAGCGTCAAGGGCTACGTCCGGTCGCCGGACGGCGGCTGGGACTACCGAATCGACCCGGACCAGGGAATCGGCTACGTCCGCGTGACCAGCTTCACCGAGGAGACGCCGCACGAACTCGCCGATGTCCTGGTCAAGCTTCGGTCCGAACCGATCAAGGCCCTCATCATCGATCTGCGATTCAATCCCGGCGGGCTGCTCCAGTCGGCCGTGGACATCGCCAACTACTTCATCGACGAGGGGCCCATCGTCTCGACCAAGGGCAAGTGGGCCAAACCCATGGTCCTTAACGCCAGTTCGGAAAACACCTTCCCGCCCGTCCCCATGGTCGTGCTCGTCAACCAGTACAGCGCTAGCGCCGCCGAGATCGTCGCCGGGGCCCTCAAGGACCATCACCGTGCGACCCTCATCGGCGTGCGGACCTTCGGCAAGGGCAGCGTCCAGAGCGTCTTTCCCCTCGACGGCGGCCAGGGCGCTCTGAAGCTGACCACCGCCTACTACTATCTGCCCAGCGGACGCAACATCCACCGCCGGGCCAATTCCGATGAGTGGGGTGTGGACCCGGCGATCGAAATCCGCCTGACCGGACCCGAACTGATCGAACTGCAGCAAGCGCGGGCGCAGGCGGATGTCCTTTACACCGGCGAACCCAACGGCGAGGAGACCGCCGAGCGCCCGCCCGTCCCCGTACTGATCGACCGGCAGCTCCAGCGGGCTCTGGAACTGCTGCGGGCTCAGCTCGCTCCGGCAACGACTCCAGCCGCCACCACCGCTCCGGCGGAGAAAGCGTCCTGA
- a CDS encoding penicillin-binding protein 2 — protein MSSNKYIRDIWVQVMLVAILAAFGALIGRIVQINLSQGPTLTAKANRQHTAWRPILAQRGAMYDRRGRLLAGTCLTPSLFADPSMIRNSVEAASLAGNLVQKDPITLYQQLVADPNSQFLWLARDLPQSVADVFYSIPAKERRGLDIRREPKRIYPAGKLAGHILGAVSIDDRGLEGLELKYNAVLAGHGGSERFIRDAAGRRIWLLSDQYQAARNGQNLILTIDAVIQELTEKALEATCTKYKPESGVAIVMDPTSGEVLAWACWPFVNPNDFGSYPIDARRNRAIIDPFEPGSIFKPFVAVAALKHKVTRPGERIFCHNGAYTIGGRVLHDHHGYGDLTFEEIVIFSSNIGMGILGQRMGNDALYEAVTAFGFGKPTGVDLPGENGGIVRPRHTWNDYSTTSIPMGQEVAGTALQLLTAFAGLANAGMVPRPRLVRAVIDDSGQVIHDNSQPQFIGRAAEPQHARKMIEILARVIAEGTGKRGNVPGYQVFGKTGTAQVARSDGRGYKPRAYVASFLGGAPAPAPKLVCLVSIREPDPRVGHFGGTVAAPAVKEILEKTVKYLNIPPVETGEPAEAIPIRAATE, from the coding sequence ATGTCGTCCAATAAGTACATCCGCGATATTTGGGTCCAGGTCATGCTGGTCGCCATTCTGGCGGCCTTTGGGGCTCTGATCGGCCGCATCGTCCAGATCAACCTCTCGCAGGGTCCGACCCTGACCGCGAAGGCCAACCGGCAGCACACGGCGTGGCGGCCGATCCTGGCTCAGCGGGGGGCGATGTACGACCGGCGCGGGCGGCTTCTGGCGGGCACCTGTCTGACGCCGAGCCTCTTTGCCGACCCGTCGATGATCCGGAACAGCGTGGAGGCGGCCAGCCTGGCGGGCAACCTCGTTCAGAAGGACCCGATCACGCTGTACCAGCAGCTTGTCGCCGATCCGAATTCGCAGTTCCTGTGGTTGGCCCGCGATCTGCCGCAGAGCGTGGCGGACGTCTTCTACAGCATTCCCGCGAAAGAGCGGCGCGGCTTGGACATCCGGCGGGAGCCCAAGCGGATCTACCCGGCCGGCAAGCTCGCCGGGCACATTTTGGGCGCGGTCTCGATCGACGATCGGGGCCTGGAAGGCTTGGAGCTCAAGTACAACGCCGTGCTGGCCGGGCACGGCGGGTCTGAACGGTTCATCCGGGATGCCGCGGGCCGGCGGATCTGGCTGCTGTCAGACCAGTACCAGGCCGCCCGAAACGGGCAGAACCTGATCCTTACGATCGACGCGGTGATCCAGGAGTTGACGGAGAAGGCCCTGGAGGCCACGTGTACCAAGTACAAGCCGGAATCAGGGGTTGCGATTGTCATGGACCCGACCAGCGGCGAGGTGCTGGCCTGGGCCTGCTGGCCGTTCGTAAACCCCAATGACTTCGGCAGCTATCCGATCGACGCGAGACGCAACCGGGCCATCATCGACCCCTTCGAACCGGGCAGCATCTTCAAGCCGTTTGTCGCGGTGGCGGCGCTGAAGCACAAGGTGACGCGGCCGGGCGAGAGGATCTTCTGCCACAACGGGGCGTACACGATCGGCGGGCGTGTTTTGCACGACCATCACGGATATGGGGACCTGACGTTCGAGGAGATCGTGATCTTCTCCAGCAACATCGGCATGGGTATTCTGGGCCAGCGGATGGGCAACGATGCGCTGTACGAGGCGGTGACGGCGTTCGGCTTCGGCAAACCGACCGGAGTCGACCTGCCGGGCGAAAACGGCGGGATCGTCCGGCCGCGGCATACGTGGAACGACTACAGCACCACCAGCATCCCGATGGGCCAGGAGGTCGCCGGGACCGCCCTGCAGTTGCTGACCGCATTCGCCGGACTGGCCAACGCGGGCATGGTGCCCCGCCCGCGGCTGGTGCGGGCGGTGATCGACGACTCGGGTCAGGTGATCCATGACAACAGCCAGCCGCAGTTCATCGGCCGGGCGGCCGAGCCGCAGCACGCCCGCAAAATGATCGAGATTCTGGCCCGGGTGATCGCTGAAGGGACGGGTAAACGGGGCAATGTTCCCGGCTATCAGGTCTTTGGAAAAACCGGGACCGCCCAAGTCGCCCGAAGCGACGGCCGCGGGTACAAACCTCGAGCGTACGTGGCCAGTTTCCTGGGCGGAGCTCCCGCTCCGGCCCCAAAGCTGGTGTGCCTGGTCTCGATCCGCGAGCCGGACCCCCGAGTCGGCCATTTCGGCGGCACGGTGGCCGCCCCAGCGGTCAAGGAAATCCTCGAAAAGACAGTCAAGTACCTTAACATCCCGCCCGTGGAGACCGGTGAGCCCGCGGAGGCGATTCCGATCCGGGCGGCGACGGAATAG
- a CDS encoding UDP-N-acetylmuramoyl-L-alanyl-D-glutamate--2,6-diaminopimelate ligase produces MQETDANRAVKPVPVASSAELLARALSAEDGGGVPDFPVRGIACDSREVGPGYVFVAVCGTKTDGAAYARQAVAAGAQLVISHRVIEDLGCPQIVLDDPRAAVAKLAAAYYGLDRILGREVKLVGVTGTNGKTTVTYIFQHICRAAGLPCARMGTIEYDLLTETVTASHTTPGPVEVCRLVRQAVDNGAKLAVMEVSSHALAQARVAGLSFATGVFTNISGDHLDYHKTMEAYLTAKGRLFEGLGANGAAVVNRDDPNGARLLGLTRARPIGYGIETKGTELWAEIREMSSQRTAFDVHFGQMVQTAAMPFIGRHNVYNALAALGAAISVGIEPGEAILALESLPPVPGRLERVAHRGGFDVFVDYAHTDDGLENVMRALRPITRGRLIVVFGCGGDRDRTKRPRMAAVAERLGDLVVVTSDNPRTEDPAAIIDDILKGFSTSGLAKTQVESDRTLAIRAALTAAQPGDVVLIAGKGHEDYQIVGTVKHPFDDRVKAAAVLGELGHGG; encoded by the coding sequence ATGCAAGAGACGGATGCGAACAGAGCGGTCAAACCCGTGCCGGTTGCCTCATCAGCGGAGCTTCTGGCTCGCGCCTTGTCGGCTGAGGACGGCGGTGGCGTGCCCGATTTCCCGGTCCGCGGGATCGCCTGCGATTCGCGCGAGGTGGGGCCGGGCTATGTTTTCGTAGCGGTCTGCGGAACCAAGACCGACGGAGCCGCGTACGCCCGCCAGGCAGTGGCGGCTGGGGCGCAACTGGTTATCAGCCATCGGGTTATCGAGGATCTGGGCTGTCCGCAGATCGTATTGGACGATCCGCGGGCGGCGGTGGCGAAACTGGCGGCGGCGTATTACGGGCTGGACCGCATCCTGGGCCGGGAGGTCAAGCTGGTCGGCGTGACCGGCACTAACGGCAAGACGACGGTCACGTACATTTTTCAGCACATCTGCCGGGCCGCGGGCTTGCCTTGCGCGCGGATGGGAACGATTGAGTACGACCTGCTGACTGAGACGGTGACGGCCAGCCACACCACGCCGGGACCGGTGGAGGTCTGCCGGCTGGTCCGGCAGGCAGTGGATAACGGGGCAAAACTCGCGGTCATGGAGGTGTCCAGCCATGCCCTGGCTCAGGCCCGCGTGGCGGGTCTGAGCTTCGCCACGGGGGTTTTTACCAACATCAGCGGCGATCACCTGGATTACCACAAGACTATGGAGGCCTATCTGACGGCCAAGGGGAGGCTATTCGAGGGGCTGGGAGCGAACGGGGCGGCGGTGGTCAATCGGGACGATCCGAACGGGGCCAGGCTCCTCGGGTTGACGAGGGCCCGTCCGATCGGCTATGGGATCGAAACGAAAGGTACGGAGCTTTGGGCGGAGATCCGCGAAATGTCCAGTCAGCGCACGGCGTTTGATGTACATTTCGGACAAATGGTTCAGACAGCGGCAATGCCGTTTATCGGCAGGCACAACGTTTATAACGCTCTGGCCGCGCTGGGCGCGGCGATTTCAGTCGGTATCGAGCCCGGAGAGGCGATTTTGGCTCTGGAAAGCCTTCCGCCGGTACCGGGTCGGCTAGAGCGGGTGGCGCATCGCGGCGGGTTTGACGTTTTTGTGGACTACGCTCACACGGATGACGGGTTGGAGAACGTGATGCGGGCCCTTCGTCCGATCACCCGGGGGCGATTGATCGTGGTGTTCGGCTGCGGCGGCGACCGCGACCGGACCAAGCGGCCGCGGATGGCGGCGGTGGCCGAGCGGCTGGGCGATCTGGTGGTGGTGACGTCGGACAATCCGCGGACCGAGGATCCGGCGGCGATTATCGATGATATCCTTAAAGGCTTTTCCACCAGTGGCTTAGCCAAGACGCAGGTGGAGTCGGATCGGACGTTGGCGATCCGGGCGGCGTTGACCGCGGCCCAGCCGGGTGACGTGGTGCTGATCGCGGGCAAGGGCCACGAGGACTACCAGATCGTCGGAACGGTCAAGCACCCGTTCGACGACCGGGTCAAGGCGGCTGCGGTGCTGGGGGAACTGGGGCATGGCGGGTAG
- a CDS encoding UDP-N-acetylmuramoyl-tripeptide--D-alanyl-D-alanine ligase encodes MKRLFLNEIRECIGGHGIGEPDGSAAAAGVSIDSRNVAEGDIFFAIRGERFDGHQFVAAAFECGAAGAVVERLPDDVPADRRNRVLRVDDTVRALGRLAACYRKGLSGTVIAVTGSNGKTTTRDMIHHVLSKHLAGKRSIKSYNNHIGVPLTLLDAEPGEDFLVVEAGSNHPGEIDYLGGIIRPDIAVITQVAETHLEGFGTIEHVAAEKASLAKHVTAGGAVVVNGDREMLLRLIEPPSRAVVVKFGQSEHNDLRLTGVKAGFDEARFSVNDRFAFRLPAPGRHNAFNAVAAIAVARRMGLEMDQIATALEDFRLPSMRLEVLRLPDLTVVNDAYNANPTSMASALETLGSLDGSGRVVFFCGDMRELGPGSERFHRELGQRIAAGRVNVLVTVGSETRATADEAMRSGLRSDQVSHFANSSEAAEAADRIVREGDTVLLKGSRSIGLEAVAERLKRLRQG; translated from the coding sequence ATGAAACGGTTGTTCCTCAACGAGATACGCGAGTGCATCGGCGGGCATGGGATCGGCGAACCGGACGGTTCGGCGGCGGCGGCGGGCGTGTCGATCGACAGCCGCAACGTGGCTGAGGGAGATATCTTCTTCGCCATTCGCGGGGAGCGGTTCGATGGACATCAGTTTGTGGCGGCTGCATTCGAATGCGGGGCGGCGGGCGCGGTGGTGGAGCGGTTGCCGGACGACGTACCGGCGGATCGGCGGAACCGGGTGCTGCGGGTGGATGACACGGTGCGGGCGTTGGGTCGGCTGGCGGCGTGTTATCGCAAGGGCCTCAGCGGTACGGTGATCGCGGTGACCGGATCGAACGGCAAGACGACGACGCGGGACATGATCCACCACGTTTTGAGCAAGCACTTGGCGGGCAAGCGGTCGATCAAGAGTTACAATAATCATATCGGAGTTCCGCTGACATTGCTGGATGCGGAGCCGGGTGAGGATTTCCTGGTGGTCGAGGCGGGCAGCAATCATCCCGGCGAGATCGACTATCTTGGGGGCATCATTCGGCCGGACATTGCGGTGATCACGCAGGTGGCTGAGACGCACCTGGAGGGGTTTGGCACGATTGAGCACGTGGCGGCGGAGAAGGCGAGTCTGGCCAAGCACGTGACGGCGGGCGGTGCGGTGGTGGTCAACGGGGACCGGGAGATGCTGCTGCGGCTGATTGAGCCGCCGAGCCGGGCGGTGGTGGTGAAGTTCGGGCAGTCGGAGCACAACGACCTTCGGCTGACGGGAGTGAAGGCGGGGTTTGACGAGGCGCGGTTCTCGGTGAACGATCGCTTTGCGTTTCGGCTTCCGGCGCCGGGCCGGCACAACGCGTTTAACGCGGTGGCGGCGATCGCGGTGGCGCGTCGGATGGGGCTGGAGATGGACCAGATCGCCACGGCGCTGGAGGATTTCCGGCTGCCGTCGATGCGGCTTGAGGTGCTGAGGCTGCCGGACCTGACGGTGGTGAACGACGCGTATAACGCCAACCCGACTTCAATGGCTTCGGCCCTTGAGACGCTGGGGTCGCTGGACGGCAGCGGGCGGGTGGTATTTTTCTGCGGCGACATGCGGGAGCTGGGACCGGGATCGGAGCGGTTTCACCGCGAGTTGGGCCAGCGGATCGCCGCCGGTCGAGTGAACGTGCTGGTGACGGTGGGGAGCGAGACGCGGGCGACCGCGGATGAGGCGATGCGATCGGGTCTGAGATCGGATCAGGTGAGTCATTTTGCCAACAGTTCGGAGGCGGCGGAGGCGGCGGATCGGATCGTCCGCGAGGGCGATACGGTGCTGCTGAAGGGTTCGCGATCGATCGGGCTGGAGGCGGTGGCGGAACGGTTGAAACGGCTGAGGCAGGGATAA